Genomic segment of Streptosporangium sp. NBC_01755:
CTACGAGATCGTCTACGAGGCCCGCAACCGCCCGAGCTGGCTGCACATCCCGATGGCCGCCTTCGAAACCGGCCATTAGGCGCCCGCCCGCCGCGCGAAGAGGCCACCAAGACGTCAGACGGCCGCCGGTCGGTGAAGCGCGACATCGTCGCGGTGCCGCCGGAGTCCGGGGGCGTCCCCGCGCCGCTGTCCCAGGCGACGGTGAGCACCGTCGCCGCGTCGGTCGCGCTCGACTTCACCTCCACCGACAGGAAGTTCCGGCTGTCGAGGCTGGAGAACCACTCGGCGCGGAGCGGGGTCAGCTTCCTGGCGTTCAACACCCTCGGCGCGGCGCTGTGGGTCCCGGTGCCCACGGTGCTGGGGTACACCGTGGGCACCTACATCGGCGAGGTGTACGACGAGATCGCCCGCTACTTCGGCTACCTGCTCATCGGCCTGGTCGTACTGGCCCTCACACTTCTCGTCCGGCACCTGCTGCGACACCGCCGAGAGCACGACTGAGGCCTTCCCGGCTGCCGACCTCGTAGGCCCTGCCGACTGACCCCGCCCGCTCTCGGCGGCCTTGGGACCTCTCGTCCCGTTGACCGGAAGGGCGGATGATCATTCGTGATCATCCGCCCGCGAGGTCAGGGAATCCGTATCGCGCACGCGTTCGGCTGCACCCCGGCCCCGTTCTCGTCGTTGACGTTCCAGGTGACCCCCGACACGGCACTCCGTCCGGAAGGCGGTGTCAGATCGACGAAATCATCGCAGTTGCCGGGCCATGCCGGGTTACCCCCACCGCCGGGGGCCGGACCGACCTTGCACGAGGTCTGCGCCACCCTCTCGGCGATGTTCACCACGGTGATGTACAGGCGACTTCCCAGCGTCGACAGGGTGGCACTCACCGCCTGGCCGGGATAACCGGTCACGGACGAGAGATTGTGCCAGCGCGGAGTGGTTTCCGGATCCCTGATGAAGGTACGGCCATCGCAGAGGACATAAGCGATATATTGCGTATTACCCCGGAAAACCGAGGCGACCCCGACTCTTGGCCCTCCCGCACCCGCCGGCCCCCGGACACCCCTCTCACCTTGGGGACCCGCCGGTCCCAGATCACCCTTCTCACCCTTCTCCCCTTGAGGACCCGCCGGACCTGAGTCACCTTGGGCACCCTTCTCGCCTTGAGGACCCGCCGGACCTGAGTCACCTTGGGCACCCTTCTCGCCTTGAGGACCCGCCGGACCTGAGTCACCTTGGGCACCCTTCTCGCCTTGAGGACCCGCCGGACCTGAGTCACCTTGGGCACCCTTCTCGCCTTGAGGACCCGCCGGACCTGAGTCACCTTGGGCACCCTTCTCACCTGGCAGCCCCTGCAGACCGGGATCACCCTTCTCACCCTGAGGACCCACCGGACCCAGGCCGCCCTGAGCACCCTTCTCACCCTGAGGCCCAGGTTTACCGTGCAGTCCCGGAAAACCCATCGGGCCCCGCTCCCCCTCCGGCCCCTCCGGTCCTTCCGGGCCTCGGCGTCCCGGAATACCCTGTATCCCTCTGGGGCCCCTCCTTCCGCGCTCGCAGAATCCGCGGCACCGGTGGCACGAACGGCCACAACGACGGCACGGTCCGTGGCGGCACTCCCCCCGCTGGGCGGACCCGAAGGAAGCATTCCCCTCTACCACCACTCCGACATACGTCCCCGGCGCGGGCCCGATCTCCGCACTCGCCGATACCTGGCCCGGCAGCATCGCCCCCACCATGGCCAGGACCACCGCGTGCGTCAAGAAGCGACGACCGACAAGTCTCCCAATTATTCCGTTCTCATAAGGAGTCAACTTATATCCCTTTGTGGCGAGAATCCGACTTTTTATCATTGCCAATGATTTAAATCGGAAATACCCATACGCCAAAGAGAAAAACGCGGCAGCCATTTTCGAGTCAGCAAACAAATGGTATTCAGAGAAGAATCCAGCCCGCCACGACGGAACTTCTTCCGCCGAACACCGGGGAGGTCGACCGCGTCGAGGTGGCGACCCTGCGTTCCTACGTCGAGGCCCTCGTCGGACGGCTTCGTGCGGCGGCCGACTTCGGCGACGTCGAATACACCGTGGCATGGCTCGTACAACGGCAGAAGCCAGCGCGAGGCCCTGGAACACGTCCGCTCGGGACTGCCCGACGCGGAGCCGTACCGTGCCTGGTCGAACTTCACCTTCACCGCCAACACCGGGCACGTCCGCGAGGTCGACCTGTTCGTGGCCGCGCCCGCCGGGCTCTTCCTCATCGAGATCAAGAGCCTGCACGGGCGGCTCGGCGCGAGCGGCGCCAACTGGGTGCAGACGACCGGCAACCGCACCCGTTATTTCGACAACCCGCTACACCTGGCCGATTCCAAGGCCAAGCAGCTCAAGTCGCTGCTGCAGCAGGCCGCCGGACCCCGGGTGCGGATCCCCTACATCCACGCCGCGGTCTTCCTCTCCGTGCCCTCGCTGGAGGTGGGGCTGCCGGACCAGCACCTCACCGGGGTCTACGGGCCCGAGAACGGCCGGCTACTGAAGATCCTGTCGGACCTGCTCACGGTGGCACCCCGCGACCAGCGCCGCCGCATCACCCCGGAGATCTCCCGGCCACTCGGCGGCTGGCTGCGCAAGGTGGGGATCGCCAAGAGCCGCGCCCACCTCCAGGTGGGAGCCTGGGAGCTGGAGCCGCGCCCGTTCGACGCCGGGCCCACCTGGGAAGACCACCTGGCCACGCACCGCGACATCGACACCGAGAAACGCCGCATCCGCATCTACCTGGTCGAACGCAACGCCGACGAGGACATGCGGGCCAGCATGGGCCGGGCGGCCCGCCGCGAGGTGCTGGCCCTGCACGGCATCAGCCACCCGGGCATCGTGCGGGTCGACACCCTGGAGCAGCACGAGATGGGCCCGGCGCTCATCTTCCGGCACGACCCGCGCGCCATGCGCCTGGACCACTACATCGGCGAGTACGGCCCGCGCCTCGACCTGCTCACCCGGCTCAACCTGATCCGCCAACTCGTCGAGGCGGTGTCGTACGCCCACGGGCGGCACCTGCATCACCGGGCGCTGTCGGCGCGCAGCGTGCTGGTCACGCCGGGCCGCGCTCCCAAGGGCGCGCGGGAGCAGGGCTGGCTCAACCCGCAGCTCCAGATCAGCGACTGGCAGACCGCCACCCGAGGTGAGGGCACCGACGGCACGACCCCGGGGATGAGTTCCAGCAGCCACGTCGGCCAGCACATGGAGGCGTCCGCCCAGGCGTACCTGGCCCCGGAGCTGAACACGCCGAGCCCCGACCCGGTGGCGCTCGACGTGTTCGGCCTGGGCACCCTGTCCTACCTGCTGCTCACCGGCCTGCCCCCGAGTGACCGGCGGGCCGACCTCCTCGCCCGCCTGGCGAAGGAGAACGGCCTGCGTCCCTCGACGGTCGACGACTCGGTGACCGGGTTCATGGACGAGCTGGTCCAGGCCGCCACCGCGCCGGTGCCCGTACAGCGGCTGACCAGCGTGGCCGAGTTCCTGGAGATGCTGGAGGCCGTCGAGGACGAGGCGACCGCCCCCGAGTCGGTCCACCCCGCCGACGAGCAGCCGGGAGACGACCTCGATCCGCTGGAGGCCAGGCAGGGCGACGTGATCGGCGGCGAGTGGCGAGTGGAGAAGCGGCTCGGCACCGGCTCCACCTCCCGCGCCCTGCTGGTGACGAACCTGCGGAGCGGGAGGCCGGAGGTGCTCAAGGTCGCCCTGTCGGACGAGAAGGCGGCCAGGCTCGAAAGCGGCGCCGAATCGCAGGGTTACCTGTGCGGTCGGAGACTGAGAAGTCGGCGGCGATGGACTGGCTTGCCGCAGAAGTCGGGGCGCACGAGTAGATGATCGCTTAGCTCGCCTGATGGGAAGCTCCGGGGTCGCGTGAGTCAGGACGCCAGGAACACCTCATCGAGATGCCATTCGAGAGTCTCGTGAGCTGGCCGGTCATGTCGGTGCTGGGGAACGGCGATCTGGCTTCCGGCACGCCGGTAGAACTGCTCGCCGTTGCCGAACTCCTCACGGAGACGCGGGCTGACCCTCAGCCGATACTCGGGATCGACGGCCAGGTAACCGCGATCGAACAGGGTGTGAATGTCCGAACGCAGCAGCAGCCCGTTGTCCAGACGGTGCTCGCCTCCGGCGGAGAGCGGACGGATATGGGCGGCCTGCAGGACAGGACGGATCTTGTCGCCGGTGATGGCACAGCGCCGGTCGTAGGCATTCAGCACGACGGCCTGAAACGCCTGCTGGCCGAGCCGCTGTGGGGTCAGCCGGGGATCGCCGTAGGTCGGTCCGTCCCGATGCCATGGTCTGGACAGATCGATCTCGACAACGGCCCCGAGCAATCGGGGGAGCAGCTCGCGGAAGTAGTCCGCCTGCGGGTGAGAGGCGAGGTCATAGCTCTTGCCCTGTACGAGGTTCGGGGCGAAGTCCGGCGGCTGCTCCGCCGGTGCGTCGAGAGGGAAGAAGCAGGTGTCCCGCAGCAGGACGCACCCGATGATCGGATCCTCTCCGGGAGCGATCGGCTGCTTGCGATACCGGCTCACCCTCGTACGCATCTGCTGGAGGCTCGTGGCGCCGTTCGCCTCCCGGAAGATGTCCCACGCCTCGGAGATGCGCAGCCTCTCGAACCCGTTGAAGAATCCCCCGCCCACCACCCGGTTGTGCGGATGGTGCGTCTTGAAGAAAAACGGCTCACCGGAACGCAGGGCCTTGAACCCGCCACCGGAGGGACGCCAAAAGTTGGCCTCGGTCAGCGCGGGACGGGCCGCCAGAAAATGATGCCACTCGCCATCCGTTACCCCGACATACGTCTTCATAGGTCAATATTGTGTATCCCGATGACCATGCTCTACACCGAAAACGGATTACGCGTTTTCTGGATCGCCGGAAAGAAGGACCCGTCTAATGGATCGCCATGGCGTTGAGGTGAGCCCGGTCCTGCACGATCGTCGTACACGTCCCCGGACCAGCGCCCCGGCGTGCGCTGACCCCTCGATCCCGCTCACCTCGGCGGCACGCCCGCGACGGGGGGAGCGGTGAGGCGACACGGCGACCTCACCCACCGCCGTGTCGCTGCCCAATCCTGGGTTCAAGTGAGCCCATCCGCAAATGAGGTGCGGTCGAGACCGGCACCTGCCTGAACCAGTCCAGGTCGCCCGAGGCGGATCGGTTCGGGATCAGCGGCCCACTGCGGTCTCCCGGTCGATGCGTGACAGCTTCTCGGGGTTGCGGACGGCGTAGAGCCCGGCGATGAGGCTGCCTTCGAGGCGTACCGCCAGGACGGTGTCGATCTCGCCGCCCG
This window contains:
- a CDS encoding HNH endonuclease; translated protein: MKTYVGVTDGEWHHFLAARPALTEANFWRPSGGGFKALRSGEPFFFKTHHPHNRVVGGGFFNGFERLRISEAWDIFREANGATSLQQMRTRVSRYRKQPIAPGEDPIIGCVLLRDTCFFPLDAPAEQPPDFAPNLVQGKSYDLASHPQADYFRELLPRLLGAVVEIDLSRPWHRDGPTYGDPRLTPQRLGQQAFQAVVLNAYDRRCAITGDKIRPVLQAAHIRPLSAGGEHRLDNGLLLRSDIHTLFDRGYLAVDPEYRLRVSPRLREEFGNGEQFYRRAGSQIAVPQHRHDRPAHETLEWHLDEVFLAS
- a CDS encoding NERD domain-containing protein, with translation MRRPTSATSNTPWHGSYNGRSQREALEHVRSGLPDAEPYRAWSNFTFTANTGHVREVDLFVAAPAGLFLIEIKSLHGRLGASGANWVQTTGNRTRYFDNPLHLADSKAKQLKSLLQQAAGPRVRIPYIHAAVFLSVPSLEVGLPDQHLTGVYGPENGRLLKILSDLLTVAPRDQRRRITPEISRPLGGWLRKVGIAKSRAHLQVGAWELEPRPFDAGPTWEDHLATHRDIDTEKRRIRIYLVERNADEDMRASMGRAARREVLALHGISHPGIVRVDTLEQHEMGPALIFRHDPRAMRLDHYIGEYGPRLDLLTRLNLIRQLVEAVSYAHGRHLHHRALSARSVLVTPGRAPKGAREQGWLNPQLQISDWQTATRGEGTDGTTPGMSSSSHVGQHMEASAQAYLAPELNTPSPDPVALDVFGLGTLSYLLLTGLPPSDRRADLLARLAKENGLRPSTVDDSVTGFMDELVQAATAPVPVQRLTSVAEFLEMLEAVEDEATAPESVHPADEQPGDDLDPLEARQGDVIGGEWRVEKRLGTGSTSRALLVTNLRSGRPEVLKVALSDEKAARLESGAESQGYLCGRRLRSRRRWTGLPQKSGRTSR